In Tubulanus polymorphus chromosome 2, tnTubPoly1.2, whole genome shotgun sequence, a single window of DNA contains:
- the LOC141900322 gene encoding uncharacterized protein LOC141900322 — MDRVMETINARLEKEPLDGQIVSIDTVVCKVDGQWWVETNGDIDWDTCSWADSPDKHTFQFLRIFYQVGPTFKELIGFHDFVPDRLASKQSIFDKSPVYTEFPSLVQSARIWSKKEGETLRITNVQTLKTQYDKTREKAFDRRSRLLPDVPFTMNVEDLPSVSFLRVAYVIPIGPDKILPLNSPFLSCKTFIPGSLPEDEGKYQSLHEVATYALAWLHATRSKVVCAEMFGPVRESSIKSCGLQATDTAVSSGEWSKDNNGHLQPLDGLYCIRVYIDGVIREPPEGWHLEAQPIIASKCEKCKVS, encoded by the exons ATGGATCGTGTCATGGAAACCATAAATGCTCGACTTGAAAAGGAACCATTAGATG GCCAGATCGTTAGTATTGATACCGTTGTGTGCAAAGTTGATGGTCAATGGTGGGTAGAAACCAATGGTGATATCGATTGGGATACATGCAGTTGGGCTGATAGCCCCGATAAGCACACATTCCAATTCCTTCGCATTTTCTACCAAGTTGGACCAACTTTTAAAGAACTTATCG GATTTCATGATTTTGTCCCAGATCGTCTGGCAAGCAAACAGTCTATCTTTGATAAATCACCAGTTTACACAGAATTTCCAAGTCTGGTTCAAAGTGCACGAATATGGAGTAAAAAGGAAGGCGAG ACATTGAGGATAACTAATGTCCAGACGTTGAAGACACAGTATGATAAGACACGTGAAAAGGCTTTCG ACAGAAGATCACGTCTGTTGCCTGATGTTCCATTCACTATGAATGTTGAAGATCTGCCGAGTGTTTCATTTCTTCGCGTTGCGTACGTCATTCCGATCGGTCCCGATAAAATACTGCCTCTGAACTCCCCATTTCTGTCATGCAAGACATTCATCCCTGGTTCACTTCCAGAAGATGAAGGAAAATACCAGTCTTTGCACGAAGTGGCCACGTACGCTTTGGCGTGGCTTCACGCGACTA GATCAAAAGTGGTGTGCGCCGAAATGTTTGGACCTGTTAGAGAATCATCGATTAAATCTTGTGGTTTGCAAGCTACTGATACTGCAGTTAGTTCTGGTGAATGGTCCAAAGATAACAACGGTCATCTCCAACCTCTTGATGGCCTGTATTGCATTAG AGTTTATATCGATGGTGTCATAAGGGAACCACCCGAAGGATGGCATTTAGAAGCTCAGCCGATAATCGCCAGCAAGTGTGAAAAATGCAAAGTTTCATAA